TTCCTTATTTTTTCGAAATTTCGTCAAAAAATTATCATGAAGTCAAAAGGGTACTCAATGTTTTGAGTTTTTTGTTTTTAGATAAATTAAAAGAAAAAAAAATAGTGGTTACACAAAATAGACATTATGAAGCTTTGAAACGATCATTAAGGGAACTTTCATTAGCACATAATGCTTTGAATAAAGGATTTTCGGTTGATTTAATATCAATATATATTAAAGAAACATTACGATATTTAGGAGAAATTTCGGGAGAAATCACGAGTGAAGATATACTAAAAAATATTTTTTCAAAATTTTGCATTGGAAAATAAGATTTATCAATTATGTCACTACATTCTGTTAGAGTACGTTTTGCTCCTAGTCCAACAGGGCCACTTCATTTAGGTGGAATCAGAACAGCATTATATAACTATCTTTTTGCTAAAAAATATGGAGGGACATTTATTCTTAGAATAGAAGATACTGATAGAAAAAGATTTGTTGAGAATTCTGAATCATATATTTTGGAAACATTAAAATGGTGCCACATAGAACCTGATGAAGGGGTTGGGTATGGGGGGCCTTTTTATCCTTATTATCAATCTAAAAGAAGTAATATTTATCGTATATATATCAATAAATTACTAAAAAAAGGATACGCTTATTATGCATTTGACACGAATCAAGATATTGATAAAAAAATAAAAGAATGGAATCATCGTGGTTTAGTTTTTTCTTATAATTATAAAAACAGAATGAATATGAATAATTCTTTAACTATGACGAAAGAGCAATTACATGATAACCTGCAATCTTGTTCTTATGTGATTCGATTTAAAATAGAACCTGGAGAAAAATTAAAAATGTATGATATCATACGTGGGAATATAATTGTGAATACAGATCACTTAGACGATAAAATTTTATTAAAATCGGATGGAGTAGCTACTTATCATTTAGCTAATACAATAGATGATCATATAATGAAAATTACTCATGTAATCAGAGGAGAAGAATGGATCCCATCTATGTCTTTGCATTTATTGTTATATCGGGCTTTGGGTTGGACTCCTCCTCATTTTGCACATTTACCTTTAATTTTGAAAAAGAATGGAAAAGGAAAAATTAGTAAAAGAAATACAGATAGTTCAAATTTTCCTATATATCCTATACAATGGAAAATTCCCCAAAAAAAAATTATTATACCAGGATATAGGGAATTAGGTTATTTTCCAGAAGCATTTGTGAATATGTTAGCTTTATTAGGATGGAATCCTGGAGGAAAAAGGGAAATTTTCTCTTTACGAGAATTAATCAATTTATTTTCTTTAGAAAGAATAACTAAATCTAGTGTTTATTTTGATATTAAAAAAGCAAATTGGTTCAATAAAAAACATTTAAATGAAAAAGAAGAAGAAATATTTTCATTTCTTTTCAAAGAAATCAAAACACGTTCTATTTTATGTCAAAAAGATTATTTATGGAAAGTAATTCATTTAACAATGGATAGGATTTATTTTGTTCATGAAATATGGGAACATTCTTTTTATTTTTTTATTTCTCCTCGTTTTTATGAAGATAATTTTTTCAAAAAAATTTGTCATGACAATACCATTATTCAATTGGAAAATGCAAAAATACTATTATATGATATGAATCAATTTACGTCTGTATATTTGAGATTGTTGTTTCAAAAAATAAAAAATAAACATCAAATCATGCAATTACTTCGTTTAGCTTTAGTGGGGTCTCTAAAAGGAATTGATCTTTTCATAATTTTAGAAATGCTAGGAAAAGAGGAAAGTATAAGACGTATTCAAAAATTGATCAATCAAATAAAAGAAAAAATTTAGAATATTTTTTGAAAAATATTTGAAAAAAGAATATAAAAATATAGATTTACATTTAAAAAAATTCAATGCTTAAACATTATGAAAATATTATAATCATAACTCCTATATTATCTGATGATCAAGCAAAAGAAACAGCAAAAGAATACGAAAATTATATCATGCAAAAAAAAGGAAAAATGATTCATCAGGAACATTGGGGATTAAAAAAATTTGCTTATCCTATTCAAAAAAAACAAAGTGGTTGTTATCACTTATTTGAATTTTTGTTTAATTCTGATTTAGTTTCTGATTTAGAATTGAAATTAAGACAGGATGAGCGTGTATTACGTTTTTTAACTATAAAATTAAATAAATATGGAATAGAATATGCTGAAAGGAGAAGAAAAAAATTCTTAAAAAAAGATGAAGAATTATGACATTAGAAGAACCCCATAAACATACAAAACAAGGAGAAGATAATGAATTAAGATATTTATCTCCTATTAAAATAGAAACTAAAGTAGAAAAAAAATATTGTTTCTTTGAACAAAGAAATATTAAATATATAGATTATAAAGATCCTACTTTTTTAATAAAATTTTTGAATGCGCAAGGAAAAATTTTACCACGTCGTATTACAGGCACTTTACAAAAAAATCAAAATAAATTAAATGCGGCTATTAAAAGATGCAGACAGATTGGTCTATTACCTTTTGTTACAGACGATTTAAGATAAAAAATGAAAATTATTCTCAAAAAAGATGTAGAAAATTTAGGTTTTCAATATGATGAATTAGATGTAAAACCTGGTTATGCCAGAAACTATCTAATTCCTAAAGGATATGCTGTTTTAGCGTTACCTGGAATTATAAAAAATACTCATGAAATATTGAAACAACGTTCTAAAAAAGAAAGTTTTTTAATTGAAAAATCGAAAGAAATAGAAGAGAAACTAAAAAAATTAACTATTAAAATACCAGTTAAAGTAGGTAAAGGAGGAAAACTTTTCGGGTCAATTAATAATCAGTATCTGATGAAAGTTTTGAATGAAAAAGGAATCTCTATAGATAAAAAATTTATTAGAATCCCTGGAAATAAAATTATTAAAACAATAGGAAAATATCAGGCAAGTATTCGTTTACATCGTCAACGCGAGTTGACGTTAAATTTTGAAGTATTCTCATCTTCTTCCCAGGAAAGTATCATATAATAAAAACAAATTGAGTAACACAATGATAATTGCAATCAACCAAGATGATATTTTTAAAATTAGACCATTGACAAATGGTCCCATTTTTTCAGAATCTCCTGTAAAATTCACTAATGGTATAATAGCAAAGCTGAGTTGTATTGATAAAATGATTTGACTAATTATTAATAATTCAGTTGTCCCCTTTTCTCCATAAACAATAGAGACGATCATAGCTGGAACAATAGCCATAAGTCTTGTGATTAATCTTCGAATCCAAGGTTTTAATTTTATATTCAGAAATCCTTCCATAACTATTTGTCCAGCTAAAGTTCCAGTTAATGTTGAATTTTGTCCTGATGCTAGTAAAGCCAATGCAAAAAAAACTCCAGCTAAGCTAGACCCTAGGATAGGAGTTAAAAGTTTATGTGCATCCATAATATCTGCAACTTCTGTGTGTCCAGCTTTATGAAAAGTGGCTGCAGATATAATTAATATAGCTGCATTGATAAAAAATGCTAAGGATAAAGATAAAGTACTGTCTATGGTCGCATATTTTATTGCCATTTTTTTTCCTTCAATAGTACGTGGATAATCTCTGGTTTGTATGATGCTTGAGTGAAGATAAAGATTGTGAGGCATTACCGTGGCTCCTAATATTCCTATAGATATATAAAAAGAATGCGAATTTTTCATAATTTCAGGGTCAGGAACAATTCCTTTTAGGATGGGAAAAATTTCAGGTTTTGAACTAATAATTTCAAAACTAAAACAAATTAGAATTGTAAAAATTAAAACAGCTACTACACTTTCAATGTATCTAAACCCTTTATATTGGAAGAATAGAATAATTAAAACGTCTATAGCTGTAATTAATACCCCCCATGTAATAGGAATACCTAAAAGTAATTTTAAGGCTAATACAGAACCAATGATTTCAGCTAAATCACAAGCTGCAATAGCGATTTCACATAAAATCCATAAAATAAAACTAATAAAGTGAGAATAATGATCTCTACAAGCTTGTGCTAAATCTCTCTCACAAACAATTCCTAATTTTAAAGCTAAATGTTGCAAAATAATGGCAAAAAAATTGGATATAAAAATAACGGATAAAAGCATATAACCAAATTTAGCACCTCCAGCAATATCTGTAGCCCAATTTCCTGGATCCATATATCCTACAGCAATTAATAATCCTGGACCAGTAAAAGCAAAAAGTTTTTTCCATATTCCTTTCTGTTGAGGAACAGAAACGGAAGAAAAAACTTCCGAAAGAGAAGGGTGCTTGTTTTCATTCCTCCATCCTATAGAATATTTTTTCTTTTGCATAATGAAATAGTAGAATACGAAAATATAAAGTTAACCGTTTTAATCTTTTATTTTTATTGTCAATCCATATTCACATTTTATCATTTCAATTTAATCTATGAAAAATTGAAAAAATTGTATAAAATAGAATAATTTTTTATATTTGCTTCAAATTTTTTTCGCTTGATTGATAGGGATTCAATCTTTTTTTTTGTCTTTTTTTTTGATTTCATGAAAAAAATAGCGATACAAGGAGTGAAGGGGTGTTTTCATCATGCAGCAGTTTCCAAATATTTTGAAGGATGTAATTATAAGTTGATGGAATGCTCTTCTTTTAGAGAATTGGTAATTGGCGTAGCCAAATCTGATGTGGATGTTGGAGTTATGGCTATAGAAAATAGCATAGCGGGAACAATTTTGACAAATTACAGTCTTTTATCTGAATATAATTTAAAAATAGTGGGAGAGGTGTATATGCCAATACAACATCATCTCATGGCTTATCCTGGACAAAATATAAAAGATATTCAGGAAATATATTCTCATCCTATGGCTATTTTACAATGTGAATTATTTATAGATGCACATCCTGATATAAAAATATCAGAATATTCAGATACAGCTGCTGCTGCTAAATATATTTCTACATGCAAAAAAAAAGGTTTAGCTGCAATAGCATCTGAAAATGCAGCTAAAGAATATGATCTTGAGATTCTTTTCAAGAATATACAAACTATTGCTAGTAATTTTACTAGATTTTTTATTATTACAAATTCTTATAAAGAAAAAAATGATTATTTTAACAAAGCTTCATTAATATTTAAAATATTGCACACTACTGGTAGTTTATCTCATATATTGAGTCTGATATCTAGTCTTGGAATTAACATGACGAAAATACAATCCATTCCTATAATACAAAGACCTTGGGAATATTCATTTTATGTGGATATTATATTTAACAATATAAAAGATTATGAAAAAATGAAAAAAAAAATACAAAAAATTCCCTGTCTTCATCAATTGTCTATTATGGGAGAATATAAAAACGGTAGAATTAGATCCTAATGATTGTATCAGCCAAAAGAACGTCTCAAATATCGGAATATTTTTTTTCAGAAAAAATGAAGAAAATTCATAGTCTTGAAAAAAAGGGGATAAAAATCATTAATTTGGGAATTGGAAATCCTGATCTTCTTCCCCCATATGGGGTAGTACATAAAATGAAAAAAGCATCAGAATTAAAGCATGCTAATACTTATCAAAGCTATATTGGAATTGAACCTCTAAGAAATGCCATTTCTAATTGGTATAGAAAAGTATATCAAGTTGATGTTAATCCTAACCATGAAATTTTGCCATTAATGGGTTCTAAGGAAGGAATTATGCATATAAGCATGTCTTATTTAGATCAAGGTGATGAGGTATTAATTCCGGATCCTGGATATCCTACTTATTCCTCTATATCAAAACTTTTGGAAGCAAAAATTATTTATTATGATCTTTATGAGGATGAAAATTGGATTCCAAAATTGGAAAATCTGTCTGGAACAAAAGCAAAGATGATGTGGATTAATTATCCTCACATGCCTACAGGGGCTACAATTTCTTTTGAAGAATTAGAAGAAATTGTTCTATTTGCAAAAAAAAATCGTGTATTGCTTATTTATGACAACCCTTATAGTTTTATCTTAAATAAAAAACGTCCTTTAAGTATTTTTAACGTAAAAGGGGCCAAAGATATAGCTTTGGAATTAAATTCTTTAAGTAAAAGTCATAATATGCCTGGTTGGCGTATCGGAATGATAATAGGAAAAAAAGAATTTATTCATAATATATTGAAAATAAAAAGTCAAATGGATTCTGGTATGTATTATCCAATTCAAATTGGAGCCATAGAAGCCATGAAACATGATTCAAAATGGTTTGAAAAACTTAATATAGAATATTTTCAAAGAAGAAAAATCATATGGGAGATATGTGATTATTTACATTTAAAATATGCCAAAGAAAATTCTGGAATATTTGTTTGGGCAAAAATCACTGATGCAGATAAAAATGATCGTATATGGTCAGAAAAATTTTTCCAAACTTATCACATATTTGTCACACCTGGTAGAGTATTTGGTCGTAATGGAAGAGGATATATAAGGTTTTCTATGTGTTGTCCAGTAAAAATTTTGGAACAGGCAAAAAATAGAATTTTTTCATGAATATTGGAATAATAGGATTAGGATTGATTGGTGGATCCATTGGTTTAGGATTAAGAAAATCAAATTTTGGAGATAAATTTATAGGAACAGATTCTAATAAAGAAAATGCTTTGCATGCTGTAAAACTTGGAATTGTAGATGATATTATTCCTTTACAGGATCTCATTATGCAATCTTCAGTAATTATTTTATCTATTCCCGTAGATGGAATAGAAAAAATACTTATAAGTATTCTGAATAGAATCAGTATGGATACAGTTATTTTAGATACAGGGTCTACTAAGTATGATATTTATAATAGGATTTTTTCTCATCCTAAAAGGAGTCGTTTTGTTGCTACACATCCCATTGCAGGAATTGAAAATTCTGGTCCTATTTCAGCTAATTCTGATTTATTTTATAAAAAAAAATGTATCATTTGTGATTCGGAACTTAGTGCTCCAGATGCAATGGCCGTAGTAAAAAAAATATATTCTATTATGAATATGCGTATGATTTATATGACTTCTAAAGAACATGATTTATATATTGCTTATATATCTCATTTACCTCATGTGGTTTCCTTTGTTTTAGCTAGTACA
This DNA window, taken from Blattabacterium sp. (Nauphoeta cinerea), encodes the following:
- a CDS encoding prephenate dehydratase yields the protein MKKIAIQGVKGCFHHAAVSKYFEGCNYKLMECSSFRELVIGVAKSDVDVGVMAIENSIAGTILTNYSLLSEYNLKIVGEVYMPIQHHLMAYPGQNIKDIQEIYSHPMAILQCELFIDAHPDIKISEYSDTAAAAKYISTCKKKGLAAIASENAAKEYDLEILFKNIQTIASNFTRFFIITNSYKEKNDYFNKASLIFKILHTTGSLSHILSLISSLGINMTKIQSIPIIQRPWEYSFYVDIIFNNIKDYEKMKKKIQKIPCLHQLSIMGEYKNGRIRS
- the rpsF gene encoding 30S ribosomal protein S6; this encodes MLKHYENIIIITPILSDDQAKETAKEYENYIMQKKGKMIHQEHWGLKKFAYPIQKKQSGCYHLFEFLFNSDLVSDLELKLRQDERVLRFLTIKLNKYGIEYAERRRKKFLKKDEEL
- a CDS encoding prephenate dehydrogenase, producing the protein MNIGIIGLGLIGGSIGLGLRKSNFGDKFIGTDSNKENALHAVKLGIVDDIIPLQDLIMQSSVIILSIPVDGIEKILISILNRISMDTVILDTGSTKYDIYNRIFSHPKRSRFVATHPIAGIENSGPISANSDLFYKKKCIICDSELSAPDAMAVVKKIYSIMNMRMIYMTSKEHDLYIAYISHLPHVVSFVLASTVLKKFKNKEKIFNNMMGSGLDSTTRLAKSKPETWLPIFISNRVNLIQAVDFYIYHLNKFRNHLINKEFHEIDQYMKKANNIKDKKKYV
- the rpsR gene encoding 30S ribosomal protein S18 — translated: MTLEEPHKHTKQGEDNELRYLSPIKIETKVEKKYCFFEQRNIKYIDYKDPTFLIKFLNAQGKILPRRITGTLQKNQNKLNAAIKRCRQIGLLPFVTDDLR
- the gltX gene encoding glutamate--tRNA ligase; translation: MSLHSVRVRFAPSPTGPLHLGGIRTALYNYLFAKKYGGTFILRIEDTDRKRFVENSESYILETLKWCHIEPDEGVGYGGPFYPYYQSKRSNIYRIYINKLLKKGYAYYAFDTNQDIDKKIKEWNHRGLVFSYNYKNRMNMNNSLTMTKEQLHDNLQSCSYVIRFKIEPGEKLKMYDIIRGNIIVNTDHLDDKILLKSDGVATYHLANTIDDHIMKITHVIRGEEWIPSMSLHLLLYRALGWTPPHFAHLPLILKKNGKGKISKRNTDSSNFPIYPIQWKIPQKKIIIPGYRELGYFPEAFVNMLALLGWNPGGKREIFSLRELINLFSLERITKSSVYFDIKKANWFNKKHLNEKEEEIFSFLFKEIKTRSILCQKDYLWKVIHLTMDRIYFVHEIWEHSFYFFISPRFYEDNFFKKICHDNTIIQLENAKILLYDMNQFTSVYLRLLFQKIKNKHQIMQLLRLALVGSLKGIDLFIILEMLGKEESIRRIQKLINQIKEKI
- the rplI gene encoding 50S ribosomal protein L9; this encodes MKIILKKDVENLGFQYDELDVKPGYARNYLIPKGYAVLALPGIIKNTHEILKQRSKKESFLIEKSKEIEEKLKKLTIKIPVKVGKGGKLFGSINNQYLMKVLNEKGISIDKKFIRIPGNKIIKTIGKYQASIRLHRQRELTLNFEVFSSSSQESII
- a CDS encoding Nramp family divalent metal transporter; the protein is MQKKKYSIGWRNENKHPSLSEVFSSVSVPQQKGIWKKLFAFTGPGLLIAVGYMDPGNWATDIAGGAKFGYMLLSVIFISNFFAIILQHLALKLGIVCERDLAQACRDHYSHFISFILWILCEIAIAACDLAEIIGSVLALKLLLGIPITWGVLITAIDVLIILFFQYKGFRYIESVVAVLIFTILICFSFEIISSKPEIFPILKGIVPDPEIMKNSHSFYISIGILGATVMPHNLYLHSSIIQTRDYPRTIEGKKMAIKYATIDSTLSLSLAFFINAAILIISAATFHKAGHTEVADIMDAHKLLTPILGSSLAGVFFALALLASGQNSTLTGTLAGQIVMEGFLNIKLKPWIRRLITRLMAIVPAMIVSIVYGEKGTTELLIISQIILSIQLSFAIIPLVNFTGDSEKMGPFVNGLILKISSWLIAIIIVLLNLFLLYDTFLGRR
- a CDS encoding pyridoxal phosphate-dependent aminotransferase, translating into MIVSAKRTSQISEYFFSEKMKKIHSLEKKGIKIINLGIGNPDLLPPYGVVHKMKKASELKHANTYQSYIGIEPLRNAISNWYRKVYQVDVNPNHEILPLMGSKEGIMHISMSYLDQGDEVLIPDPGYPTYSSISKLLEAKIIYYDLYEDENWIPKLENLSGTKAKMMWINYPHMPTGATISFEELEEIVLFAKKNRVLLIYDNPYSFILNKKRPLSIFNVKGAKDIALELNSLSKSHNMPGWRIGMIIGKKEFIHNILKIKSQMDSGMYYPIQIGAIEAMKHDSKWFEKLNIEYFQRRKIIWEICDYLHLKYAKENSGIFVWAKITDADKNDRIWSEKFFQTYHIFVTPGRVFGRNGRGYIRFSMCCPVKILEQAKNRIFS